The Elaeis guineensis isolate ETL-2024a chromosome 14, EG11, whole genome shotgun sequence genome has a segment encoding these proteins:
- the LOC105057830 gene encoding uncharacterized protein codes for MASSANRIRTSLNSLLSVRPSFPSSRLPSAARRRRLSTVAASNPDAEPPSSFASPAEEEKKKKDDTIYLKKPSSAAATRDAASVTMPMSSMTGSIVGKRFYKEVTTRLADDGNGWTVMLDYRTLKTPSKRLLKLPNPALAKAIAAEWEYQQADGIRPFTMPLMKLACTALERVPLTRAKIIENLMMKFHQDLVFCRFPGDSDLTRGVLKRQEEKVDPILDWVQSEFGFKPVVYSSFFGGKQDDGLAKAIENVLKKARDCELAAIDAMAAAAHSLIIPLGIFHRRLGIEEAIELIRLEEDLQVDRWGLVEGGHDVDIADLQMQISSAAVFLGLSQL; via the exons ATGGCTTCTTCCGCGAATCGAATCCGCACATccctcaactctctcctctccGTCCGACCGTCTTTCCCCTCCTCCCGTCTTCCCTCCGCCGCCCGCCGCCGCCGCCTCTCCACCGTCGCCGCCTCGAATCCTGACGCGGAACCCCCCTCCTCCTTCGCCTCGCCGgcggaggaagagaagaagaagaaggacgaCACCATATACTTGAAGAAGCCGAGCTCGGCGGCAGCCACCCGGGACGCGGCCTCGGTGACGATGCCTATGTCGTCCATGACGGGATCCATCGTAGGGAAACGCTTCTACAAGGAGGTGACCACCCGGCTGGCCGATGACGGCAATGGATGGACGGTGATGCTCGACTACAGGACCCTCAAGACCCCTTCCAAGAGGCTCCTCAAGCTCCCGAACCCCGCCCTTGCCAAGGCCATTGCCGCCGAGTGGGAGTACCAG CAAGCAGATGGAATCCGGCCTTTCACGATGCCTCTCATGAAGCTTGCCTGCACTGCATTGGAAAGAGTTCCATTAACACGTGCAAAGATTATTGAAAATTTAATGATGAAGTTTCATCAAGATTTAGTATTTTGCCGTTTCCCGGGTGATAGTGATTTGACAAGAGGAGTTCTCA AAAGACAAGAAGAGAAAGTTGATCCTATACTTGATTGGGTACAATCTGAATTTGGGTTTAAGCCGGTAGTGTACTCCAGCTTTTTTGGGGGCAAGCAGGATGATGGTCTAGCTAAGGCTATTGAAAATGTTCTGAAGAAAGCAAGGGACTGCGAATTAGCAGCAATTGATGCAATGGCTGCTGCTGCACATTCTCTGATCATTCCTCTGGGAATTTTTCACCGGAGGCTGGGGATTGAGGAGGCCATTGAATTGATCAGGCTTGAAGAAGACTTGCAG GTGGACAGATGGGGCCTGGTTGAAGGAGGTCATGATGTTGATATTGCTGATCTGCAGATGCAAATCTCGTCTGCTGCTGTGTTTCTGGGACTTTCACAGTTGTAG